From the genome of Chroicocephalus ridibundus chromosome 1, bChrRid1.1, whole genome shotgun sequence, one region includes:
- the HPX gene encoding hemopexin: MGQVVQRPLPPHIGPGGGGGPPHTMGVPVAVCLAWALALGCAHPLTHSKPEAAGEGPPHGAELPSNDTDLAELCADKGGFDAATLSENGSMLFFRGGGPGGWVFLSGRGHRPVLGYPRALQEELGVSRADAAFTCPGSAHLYVIAGDGVRRVDLTQTPRVAGEATSLPHDGVDGAMCTRDGVFLFRGADFYQYPGVTQLLGARQPAPPQNIAARFFRCPQ, translated from the exons ATGGGGCAGGTTGTGCAACGGCCCCTCCCGCCCCATAtaggccccgggggcggcggggggcccccGCACACCATGGGGGTCCCGGTCGCCGTCTGCCTGGCCTGGGCCCTGGCCCTGGGCTGCGCCCACCCCCT GACCCACAGCAAACCGGAGGCAGCCGGAGAAGGGCCCCCCCATGGGGCCGAGCTCCCCAGCAATGACACCG acctgGCTGAGCTCTGCGCCGACAAGGGGGGCTTCGACGCCGCCACGCTGAGCGAGAACGGCAGCATGCTCTTCTTCAgaggtggggggccgggggg GTGGGTGTTCCTCTCGGGGCGGGGGCACCGCCCGGTGCTGGGGTACCCGCGGGcgctgcaggaggaactgggggTGTCCCGCGCCGACGCCGCCTTCACCTGCCCCGGCTCCGCGCACCTCTACGTCATCGCAG GGGACGGCGTGCGACGGGTGGACCTGACGCAGACGCCGCGGGTGGCGGGCGAGGCGACGTCGCTGCCCCACGACGGCGTGGACGGCGCCATGTGCACCCGCGACGGCGTCTTCCTCTTCCGCGGCGCCGACTTCTACCAGTACCCCGGGGTGACCCAGCTGCTGGGGGCCCGGCAGCCAGCGCCCCCCCAGAACATCGCCGCCCGCTTCTTCCGGTGTCCCCAgtga
- the APBB1 gene encoding amyloid beta precursor protein binding family B member 1 isoform X1 — protein sequence MSGSLGERGDLSGPLGEHGDLANDNRCPALSPAPQGPPPAQGPPPAPAEEPATAKWVKDGRNQRRRAAQRDQNRNELRPPPAPAPHSARGGGGGPGLLLPLRPHGRREEEEEEEEEDDEEEDEEEEDEEEEDEEEEGDGDSTPVQSDPATGESEGSGERGPREPPRSASRLFGARSGAASDEDSSWATLSQGSPPGSSPDDADSFWTRSAVGPDSDLPAGWLRVQDTSGTYYWHVPTGTTQWQPPAGPPSPATPPAQDTPLAWTGFAPADGFEEGDFWKDPPPEEEDEEPEARDQEPPSPGRASPAVGTTLAEEDTPGSKRFAVRSLGWVEMSEEELAPGRSSVAVNNCIRQLSLHRRGPPGEGRAMLLLLEGRTLKLVDPQDQALLHAQPVAAIRVWGVGRDSGRDFAYVARDQLTQMLKCHVFRCESPAKDIATGLHELCSQIMEERRNARALANGLSLDPARLVEIPFQVEFPAPKSEVVQQFPVCYLGCVPVAKPVGMDVINAALEAALATGTKEHWTPIVVNVAPATLTITHQQTEAVLCECRVRFLSFMGVGRDVRSFAFIMASAPGAFRCHMVWCEPNAAGLSEALQAACMLRYQKCLDARPQASSSCLPAPPADSVARRVGSSVRRGVQTLLGTLKPRRLGAQTP from the exons atGTCGGGGTCCCTCGGCGAGCGCGGCGACCTGTCGGGGCCGCTGGGCGAGCACGGCGACCTGGCCAACGACAACCGGTGCCCGGCGCTGAGCCCGGCGCCGCAGGGCCCTCCCCCGGCGCagggtccccccccggcccccgccgagGAACCGGCAACCGCTAAGTGGGTGAAGGACGGGCGGAACCAACGGCGCCGCGCGGCCCAGCGCGACCAGAACCGCAACGAGctgcggccgccgcccgcccccgccccgcacaGCGCccgaggcggcgggggggggcccgggctgctgctgccgctgcggCCGCAcggccggcgggaggaggaggaggaggaggaggaggaagacgacgaggaggaggacgaggaggaggaggacgaagaggaggaggatgaggaggaggagggcgacgGGGACTCCACGCCGGTGCAGAGCGACCCGGCGACGGGGGAGTCGgagggcagcggggagcggggcccgcGGGAGCCCCCCCGCAGCGCCAGCCGCCTCTTCGGGGCCCGCAGCGGCGCCGCCAGCGACGAGGACTCCAGCTGGGCCACgctcagccagggcagcccccccggcagctcccccgaCGACGCAG ACTCCTTCTGGACGCGCAGCGCCGTGGGGCCGGACTCGGACCTGCCGGCGGGGTGGCTGCGGGTGCAGGACACCTCGGGCACCTACTACTGGCACGTCCCCACCGGCACCACGCAGTGGCAGCCCCCCGCcggacccccctccccggccaccccccccGCACAGGACACCCCC ctggccTGGACGGGCTTCGCCCCCGCTGACGGCTTCGAGGAGGGGGATTTCTGGAAG gaccccccgcccgaggaggaggatgaggagccgGAGGCGCGGGACCAGGAGCCGCCCTCGCCGGGACGGGCCTCGCCGGCCGTGGG CACGACCCTGGCCGAGGAGGACACCCCGGGCTCCAAG CGCTTCGCCGTGCGCTCGCTGGGCTGGGTGGAGATGAGCGAGGAGGAGCTGGCCCCCGGCCGCAGCAGCGTCGCCGTCAACAACTGCATCCGCCAGCTCTCCCTGcaccgccgcggcccccccggtGAG GGCCgggcgatgctgctgctgctggagggccGGACGCTGAAGCTGGTGGACCCCCAGGACCAGGCCCTGCTGCACGCGCAGCCCGTGGCCGCCATCCGCGTCTGGGGCGTGGGGCGCGACAGCGGCAG GGACTTCGCCTACGTGGCCCGGGACCAGCTGACGCAGATGCTCAAGTGCCACGTCTTCCGCTGCGAGAGCCCCGCCAAGGACATCGCCACCGGCCTGCACGAGCTCTGCTCCCAG ATCATGGAGGAGCGGCGAAACGCCCGGGCGCTGGCCAACGGCCTTTCCCTGGACCCCGCCAGGCTGGTGGAGATCCCCTTCCAGG TAGAGTTCCCGGCGCCCAAGAGCGAGGTGGTGCAGCAGTTCCCCGTCTGCTACCTGGGCTGCGTCCCCGTCGCCAAGCCCGTGG GCATGGACGTTATCAACGCGGCGCTGGAGGCGGCGCTGGCCACCGGCACTAAGGAGCACTGGACCCCCATCGTGGTCAACGTGGCGCCCGCCACGCTCACCATCACCCACCAGCAG ACGGAGGCCGTGCTGTGCGAGTGCCGCGTGCGGTTCCTGTCCTTCATGGGGGTGGGCCGCGACGTTCGCTCCTTCGCCTTCATCATGGCCAGCGCCCCCGGCGCCTTCCGCTGCCACATGGTCTGGTGCGAGCCCAACGCGGCGGGGCTGAGCGAGGCGCTGCAGGCCGCCTGCATG CTGCGCTACCAGAAGTGCCTGGACGCCCGGCCCCAggcctccagctcctgcctgccggccccgccggccgACTCGGTGGCCCGTCGGGTGGGCTCCTCGGTGCGCCGGGGCGTCCAGACCCTCCTGGGCACCCTCAAGCCCAGGCGCCTCGGGGCCCAGACGCCGTGA
- the APBB1 gene encoding amyloid beta precursor protein binding family B member 1 isoform X2 produces MSGSLGERGDLSGPLGEHGDLANDNRCPALSPAPQGPPPAQGPPPAPAEEPATAKWVKDGRNQRRRAAQRDQNRNELRPPPAPAPHSARGGGGGPGLLLPLRPHGRREEEEEEEEEDDEEEDEEEEDEEEEDEEEEGDGDSTPVQSDPATGESEGSGERGPREPPRSASRLFGARSGAASDEDSSWATLSQGSPPGSSPDDADSFWTRSAVGPDSDLPAGWLRVQDTSGTYYWHVPTGTTQWQPPAGPPSPATPPAQDTPLAWTGFAPADGFEEGDFWKDPPPEEEDEEPEARDQEPPSPGRASPAVGTTLAEEDTPGSKRFAVRSLGWVEMSEEELAPGRSSVAVNNCIRQLSLHRRGPPGEGRAMLLLLEGRTLKLVDPQDQALLHAQPVAAIRVWGVGRDSGRDFAYVARDQLTQMLKCHVFRCESPAKDIATGLHELCSQIMEERRNARALANGLSLDPARLVEIPFQEFPAPKSEVVQQFPVCYLGCVPVAKPVGMDVINAALEAALATGTKEHWTPIVVNVAPATLTITHQQTEAVLCECRVRFLSFMGVGRDVRSFAFIMASAPGAFRCHMVWCEPNAAGLSEALQAACMLRYQKCLDARPQASSSCLPAPPADSVARRVGSSVRRGVQTLLGTLKPRRLGAQTP; encoded by the exons atGTCGGGGTCCCTCGGCGAGCGCGGCGACCTGTCGGGGCCGCTGGGCGAGCACGGCGACCTGGCCAACGACAACCGGTGCCCGGCGCTGAGCCCGGCGCCGCAGGGCCCTCCCCCGGCGCagggtccccccccggcccccgccgagGAACCGGCAACCGCTAAGTGGGTGAAGGACGGGCGGAACCAACGGCGCCGCGCGGCCCAGCGCGACCAGAACCGCAACGAGctgcggccgccgcccgcccccgccccgcacaGCGCccgaggcggcgggggggggcccgggctgctgctgccgctgcggCCGCAcggccggcgggaggaggaggaggaggaggaggaggaagacgacgaggaggaggacgaggaggaggaggacgaagaggaggaggatgaggaggaggagggcgacgGGGACTCCACGCCGGTGCAGAGCGACCCGGCGACGGGGGAGTCGgagggcagcggggagcggggcccgcGGGAGCCCCCCCGCAGCGCCAGCCGCCTCTTCGGGGCCCGCAGCGGCGCCGCCAGCGACGAGGACTCCAGCTGGGCCACgctcagccagggcagcccccccggcagctcccccgaCGACGCAG ACTCCTTCTGGACGCGCAGCGCCGTGGGGCCGGACTCGGACCTGCCGGCGGGGTGGCTGCGGGTGCAGGACACCTCGGGCACCTACTACTGGCACGTCCCCACCGGCACCACGCAGTGGCAGCCCCCCGCcggacccccctccccggccaccccccccGCACAGGACACCCCC ctggccTGGACGGGCTTCGCCCCCGCTGACGGCTTCGAGGAGGGGGATTTCTGGAAG gaccccccgcccgaggaggaggatgaggagccgGAGGCGCGGGACCAGGAGCCGCCCTCGCCGGGACGGGCCTCGCCGGCCGTGGG CACGACCCTGGCCGAGGAGGACACCCCGGGCTCCAAG CGCTTCGCCGTGCGCTCGCTGGGCTGGGTGGAGATGAGCGAGGAGGAGCTGGCCCCCGGCCGCAGCAGCGTCGCCGTCAACAACTGCATCCGCCAGCTCTCCCTGcaccgccgcggcccccccggtGAG GGCCgggcgatgctgctgctgctggagggccGGACGCTGAAGCTGGTGGACCCCCAGGACCAGGCCCTGCTGCACGCGCAGCCCGTGGCCGCCATCCGCGTCTGGGGCGTGGGGCGCGACAGCGGCAG GGACTTCGCCTACGTGGCCCGGGACCAGCTGACGCAGATGCTCAAGTGCCACGTCTTCCGCTGCGAGAGCCCCGCCAAGGACATCGCCACCGGCCTGCACGAGCTCTGCTCCCAG ATCATGGAGGAGCGGCGAAACGCCCGGGCGCTGGCCAACGGCCTTTCCCTGGACCCCGCCAGGCTGGTGGAGATCCCCTTCCAGG AGTTCCCGGCGCCCAAGAGCGAGGTGGTGCAGCAGTTCCCCGTCTGCTACCTGGGCTGCGTCCCCGTCGCCAAGCCCGTGG GCATGGACGTTATCAACGCGGCGCTGGAGGCGGCGCTGGCCACCGGCACTAAGGAGCACTGGACCCCCATCGTGGTCAACGTGGCGCCCGCCACGCTCACCATCACCCACCAGCAG ACGGAGGCCGTGCTGTGCGAGTGCCGCGTGCGGTTCCTGTCCTTCATGGGGGTGGGCCGCGACGTTCGCTCCTTCGCCTTCATCATGGCCAGCGCCCCCGGCGCCTTCCGCTGCCACATGGTCTGGTGCGAGCCCAACGCGGCGGGGCTGAGCGAGGCGCTGCAGGCCGCCTGCATG CTGCGCTACCAGAAGTGCCTGGACGCCCGGCCCCAggcctccagctcctgcctgccggccccgccggccgACTCGGTGGCCCGTCGGGTGGGCTCCTCGGTGCGCCGGGGCGTCCAGACCCTCCTGGGCACCCTCAAGCCCAGGCGCCTCGGGGCCCAGACGCCGTGA
- the SMPD1 gene encoding sphingomyelin phosphodiesterase, which yields MAAQGPGPAPPLALALALALSVSLSLSVSSSGPPPAEVGAEALLAAAPRWGWRNVSCPACRLLFGALDLALQLEPNVARVGRLASRLCQELRLARPPVCRQAVQLFQRDVVSAWARSVLRPGEACGLLLGRGCGRWDIFGAWNVSLPAAPKPPVRPPQPPAPGAPTARILFLTDLHWDRRYVPGSPAACPDPLCCRGDAGHGPGGAGFWGEYGKCDLPLHTIEDLLAQLPDPATFAAVYWTGDIPAHDVWQQSRQDQLLALRTVTGLLRRHLGHLPVYPAVGNHEATPVNAFPPPYVRGNQSSAWLYDAMAQAWQGWLPPPALQTLRAGGFYTVGVWPGLRLVSLNMNFCSQANFWLLINATDPAGQLQWLVGVLADAERAGDKVHIIGHIPPAHCLRSWSWNYYRIVSRFEGTIAGQFFGHTHVDEFEMFYDEETLSRPVSVAFVAPSVTTYINLNPGYRVYEVDGAYPGSSHAVLDHETFILNLTEANAPGAAPRWRSLYRAREAYGLPTAFPADWDRLIRRFQDDEPLFQRFWFHLHKGHPPRQPCLAPCKAALLCALRTGRSADPQLCRPLRPALPFPQIQELWRQRRLC from the exons ATGGCGGCGCagggccccggcccggccccgccgctggcGCTGGCCCTGGCGCTGGCGCTCTCGGTGTCGCTGTCGCTGTCGGTGTCGTCGTCGGGGCCGCCGCCTGCCGAGGTCGGGGCCGAGGCGCTGCTGGCGGCGGCCCCGCGCTGGGGGTGGCGGAACGTGTCGTGCCCGGCGTGTCGGCTGCTCTTCGGGGCGCTGGACCTGGCGCTGcag ctGGAGCCCAACGTGGCGCGCGTGGGGCGCCTGGCGTCGCggctgtgccaggagctgcgCCTGGCGCGGCCGCCCGTGTGCCGGCAGGCCGTGCAGCTCTTCCAGCGCGACGTGGTGTCGGCCTGGGCGCGTTCGGTGCTGCGGCCCGGCGAGGCCTGCGGGCTGCTGctgggccggggctgcggccgctgGGACATCTTCGGCGCCTGGAACGTttccctgcccgccgcccccaaGCCGCCGGTACGGCCCCCGCAACCCCCCGCGCCCGGCGCCCCCACCGCCCGCATCCTCTTCCTCACCGACCTGCACTGGGACCGCCGCTACGTGCCGGGCAGTCCGGCCGCCTGCCCCGACCCGCTCTGCTGCCGCGGCGATGCCGGACACGGCCCCGGCGGTGCCGGCTTCTGGGGGGAGTACGGCAAATGCGACCTGCCGCTGCACACCATCGAGGATCTGCTGGCCCAGTTGCCAGACCCGGCCACCTTTGCCGCCGTGTACTGGACCGGCGACATCCCGGCGCACGACGTCTGGCAGCAGAGCCGGCAGGACCAGCTGCTGGCCCTGCGCACCGTCACCGGGCTGCTGCGCCGACACCTGGGCCACCTGCCCGTCTACCCGGCTGTGGGCAACCACGAGGCCACCCCGGTCAACGCCTTCCCCCCGCCATACGTGCGGGGCAACCAGTCCTCCGCGTGGCTCTACGATGCCATGGCTCaggcctggcagggctggctgcccccCCCGGCGCTGCAGACCCTCcg ggccggCGGGTTCTACACGGTGGGGGTCTGGCCGGGGCTGCGCCTCGTCTCCCTCAACATGAACTTCTGCTCCCAGGCCAACTTCTGGCTGCTCATCAACGCCACCGACCCCGCGGGGCAGCTCCAGTGGCTCGTGGGGGTCCTGGCCGACGCCGAGAGGGCGGGGGACAAG GTGCACATCATCGGGCACATCCCCCCCGCGCACTGTCTGCGCAGCTGGAGCTGGAACTACTACCGCATCGTCAGCAG GTTTGAGGGCACCATCGCGGGGCAGTTCTTCGGCCACACGCACGTGGACGAGTTCGAGATGTTCTACGACGAGGAGACGCTGTCGCGCCCCGTCTCCGTCGCCTTCGTGGCCCCCAGCGTCACCACCTACATCAACCTCAACCCCG GGTACCGCGTCTACGAGGTGGACGGCGCCTACCCCGGCAGCTCCCACGCCGTGCTGGACCACGAGACCTTCATCCTCAACCTGACGGAGGCCAACGCGCCGGGGGCCGCGCCGCGCTGGCGGAGCCTCTACCGGGCGCGGGAGGCTTACGGGTTACCCACCGCCTTCCCCGCCGACTGGGACCGGCTCATCCGCCGCTTCCAGGACGACGAGCCCCTCTTCCAGCGGTTCTGGTTCCACCTGCACAAGGGTCACCCCCCGCGGCAGCCCTGCCTGGCGCCCTGCAAGGCCGCCCTGCTCTGCGCCCTGCGCACCGGCCGCTCCGCcgacccccagctctgccggcCCCTGCGGCCCGCGCTGCCCTTCCCGCAGATCCAGGAGCTCTGGCGGCAGCGACGGCTCTGCTGA